In Rhodanobacter humi, the genomic stretch GGCGGTGATCACCCGGCCAGGCTGATCCAGCGGCCTGATCGTGTGCAGGTCCATCGTGCCCGACAAGCCTTGGCCGACCAGTGTGGCATCGGGGGTCTTGTAGACAACCGCGCCGCTGATCAGCTCGGAGGGATACTGGTCGAAGTCCACGCCGCGGTTCTCGCCCACGGTGGCCTGCTCGCGGCCGTTCAGCAGCGTGCCGGAGAAGTCCGGCGAGAAGCCGCGGATCGAGATCATGTTGGCGCGACCATCCAGGCGCTGGGTGGCCAGGCCGGGCAGACGCGAAAGGCTCTCGGCAATGCTGGCGTCGGGCAACTTGCCGATGTCCTCGGCGGAAATCGCCTCGACGATTTCATTGGAATTCTTCTTGGTCCTCAGCGAATTCTCGATACTGCCGGCGATGCCGGTGACGATCACCGCGTTGAGGTTGCTGGCCTCGACCTTCTTCTGCTTTTCGGTGTTGGATTCCGGTTTCGCGTTCTTTTGCGCGGCTGGATTCGGCCGTGTCTGGTCCGACGATGTCTGGCCCGATGCGTCCTTCGCCAGCGCCGCGACGCCCGGCGCGACGAACAGCCACGCGGCGGCGCACGCCACAACCAGCCGGCGTCGCCGCAACGCGACGCCATTCCCGACCCATGCCCGATTCTGTCGACGATTCATCCGCTTTGCCTCCCCAAAGTGATTACTGTCGTTGTCATCCCCTGTCTTGCACCCTGCACGACGCCATGTGAAGGAAACGGCCCGCCCCTGCCGGCCGCAGCCCACGCGTCGTCGCGCGCAAGCATCCCCGATCTTTGCCCGCATGCGCAAACGAGCGGCCGCGTCATGTCGCGCGCATCACGAAAAACGGCCCTCGCGGGCCGTCGGTCGTCGTGCCTTGCGATCAGGGCCGAGAGGCCGAAATCGCGGCCCCTCAGTGGCGCGAGGCCACGGCCTCTTCCGGTCGCGGCTTGAGGCCATCGCGGAAGCGCAGGTAGCGCGAAGAGTGGCGCGCCTCGCGCAGGCGCCGCCCGTGCGCGGCGAGGATGTCGCCGCGGGTGAGGATGCCGACCAGCTTGTGCGGGTCGTCCTTGCTCACCACGACCAGCCGGCCCACGCTCTCGGCCACCATGTGGTCGGCCGCCTCGCGCAGCGAGTGGCCCTCGTTCACCGCGATCGGCGGCCGCGTCACCAGCTCGCCCAGGGTCAGCGTGTAATGCCACTGCGGATCGAGCAGGCTGCGGCGGGTCAGCACCCCCTGCACGTGGCCGCGCTCGTCCACCACCGGGAAGCCCTGGTGCTGCGATTCCGGCGTACCGTCGATGAGCCAGCGGCGCACCTCGGCCAGCGCCTGGGTGGTTTTCAGCGTCACCACGTCGCGCGCGCAGGCGTCGCCCACCACGACCTGATCGAGGTAGTCGGCCGCGTACTCGGCGGGCACGCGCACGCCGCGGCGGGCGATCTTCTCGGTCATGATGGTGTTGCGCATCATCAGCGCGGAGATCAGGTAGGCCGCGGTGCAGCCGCCCAGCAGCGGCAGCAGGCCGGCGGGCTGCGCCGTGGTCTCGAACGCGAACACCACCGCGGTGAGCAGCGCGCGCGAGGCGCCGGCGAAGATCGCCGCCATGCCCACCAGCGCGGCGATGCGCGGATCGATGCCGAAGTGCGGCGCCAGCGCGGCCACGCCGATGCCCATCATCGCGCCCAGCGCGCCGCCGATCGTGAACAACGGCGCCAGCGTGCCGCCGGACGTGCCGCTGCCCAGCGAGATCGACCAGGACAGGAACTTCATCACGCACAGGAAGGCCAGCGCCGCCAGCGTCAGCCGGCCATTCACGATGTCCTCGATGTTGGTGTAGCCCACGCCCAGGGTCAGCGGCGCGAAGTAGCCGACCACGCCGACCACCACGCCGCCGATCGCCGGCCACCACATCCAGTGGATCGACAGCTTCTCGAACCAGTCCTCGATGCCATAGACGATGCGCGTGGTCCACACGCTGAGCAGGCCGACCACCGCGCCGATCAGCACGTAGGTGGCCAGCGCCCAGCCGCCGGGCGAGGCCAGCACCGGCATCTGGAACACCGGCGTGGTGCCCATCAGCACGTAACGCATGCCGGTGGCGGCCACGCAGGCCAGCGCCACCGGGATCAGCGAGCGCGGGCGCAGCTCGAACAGCAGCAGTTCCACCGCCAGCACGACCGAGGCGATCGGCGCGGAGAAGATCGCCGACATGCCCGCCGCCGCGCCGGCCGCCAGCAGCACCTTGCGCTCGCTGCCGGTGACCTTCATCACCTGGCCGATGAAGGAACCCAGCGCGCCGCCGGTGGCGATGATCGGGCCTTCCGCGCCGAACGGGCCACCGGTGCCGATCGCGATCGCCGAGGAGATCGGCTTCAGGAAGGTGATGCGCGGCGGGATCTTCGATTCGTTGAGCAGCACCTGCTCCATCGCCTCGGGAATGCCGTGGCCGCGGATCGCGCGCGAGCCCCAGCGCGCCATGAAGCCCACGACCACGCCGCCCAGCGCGGGAATCAGCACCACCCACCAGCCCAGGTGCGGCACCGCGTCGGCGGGCGAGGAGAACGCGGCGGAGACGCGGCCGTAGAACACCAGGTTGGTGATCAGGCCGATCAGCATGGTGAGGATCTTCGCGATCAGCGCCGCGCCGATGCCCAGCACCACCGACACCGCGGTGATGCGCAGCACGCGGCGATCGACCAGGGTGGAGCGGCGCGGCATCTTCGCCGCGTCCAGCGTCGTGCCCAGCGCGGGCGAAAACGGCAGCGCGTCGGTGCTGCCCTCGGTGCGCACGTCGGCGTGGCCGGGGGTGTTGTCAGCGGGGGAAGTCATGAAAGGGTCCGTCGCGACTCAAAGGCGGAAATTCTACGCCGTCGTCCGCGCGAACCGAAGGCGCACGTTCTTGCGCCGCCCATCCCGTTCAGACGGCCAAACGCAGGACTCGCATGGCGGCACGCCGGTGAACCGGCGCCAGTGCACCGCATCCGCCCTGCAAGGCAGGGGTCATGTGTGACGCAACCAAATGGCCCATCATGGATATATTGTCGTACAATTTGATGCAAAGAGGCGTATTGACCCGTGTGACCGTACCTTGACCCATGTCGCTCCCGTCGCCCGCCAGCAGGCACTGGCCGTTTCCGCGCCGTCCAGCCCCGCTCCATCCAGAGGAGAGAAACTGATGAACCGTTCACTTGGACGTTTGCTGCATGCCGCGGCGCCGCTCGCCTTCATGCTTGCCGCTTCGGTCGGCGTCGCCCATGCGGACCAGGCCGCACCGGCATTGCCGCAGATGGGCTTCAACAACTGGAATTCCACGCACTGCCGCGACGAATTCAACGAGGCCATGATCCGCGGCGTCGCCGACAAATTCATCAGTTTGGGCCTGAAGGACGCCGGCTACCAATACGTCAACATCGACGACTGCTGGGCCTACTGGAAGCGCGGCAAGGACGGCCGCCTGCAAGCCAATCCCAAGCGCTTCCCCAGCGGCATCAAGGCGCTGGCCGACTACATCCACCAGCGCGGCCTCAAGTTCGGCCTGTATTCCAGTGCCGGCACCTCGACCTGCGAGCCACTCGAAGAGAATCGTGGCTTTCCGGGCGGCCTCGGCCATGAAAAGCAGGATGCGGCGACATTCGCCTCGTGGGGCGTGGACTACCTGAAGTACGACAACTGCAACAACCAGAAGATCGACGCCCGCAAGCGCTACGCGGCCATGGCCGAGGCCCTGCGCGCCACGGGCCGGCCCATCTTCTTCGCCGTGTGCGAATGGGGCGAGAACAAGCCGTGGCTGTGGGCAGGCAAACCGCCGGTCGACGCCGGCTCCTGGCGTACCACCGGGGACATCAGCGACAACTACGCCTCCATGCTGAAGATCTTCAAGGAGAACGTGGTGCTGGATGCCTATGCCAGCCCGGGCCACTGGAACGATCCGGACATGCTCGAAGTCGGCAACGGCGGCATGACCGACACCGAATACCGCAGCCATTTCAGCCTGTGGGCCATCATGGCCGCCCCGCTGCTGATCGGCACCGACCTGCGCACGATCAAGCCGGACGCGCTGCAGATCCTGCTCAACAAGGAAGTCATCGCGGTGGACCAGGACCCGCTTGGCGTGCAGGGCAAGCAAGTGAGCGATGCAAATGGCATCCACGTGATCGTCAAGCCGCTCAAGGACGGCAGCCGGGCC encodes the following:
- a CDS encoding chloride channel protein, with translation MTSPADNTPGHADVRTEGSTDALPFSPALGTTLDAAKMPRRSTLVDRRVLRITAVSVVLGIGAALIAKILTMLIGLITNLVFYGRVSAAFSSPADAVPHLGWWVVLIPALGGVVVGFMARWGSRAIRGHGIPEAMEQVLLNESKIPPRITFLKPISSAIAIGTGGPFGAEGPIIATGGALGSFIGQVMKVTGSERKVLLAAGAAAGMSAIFSAPIASVVLAVELLLFELRPRSLIPVALACVAATGMRYVLMGTTPVFQMPVLASPGGWALATYVLIGAVVGLLSVWTTRIVYGIEDWFEKLSIHWMWWPAIGGVVVGVVGYFAPLTLGVGYTNIEDIVNGRLTLAALAFLCVMKFLSWSISLGSGTSGGTLAPLFTIGGALGAMMGIGVAALAPHFGIDPRIAALVGMAAIFAGASRALLTAVVFAFETTAQPAGLLPLLGGCTAAYLISALMMRNTIMTEKIARRGVRVPAEYAADYLDQVVVGDACARDVVTLKTTQALAEVRRWLIDGTPESQHQGFPVVDERGHVQGVLTRRSLLDPQWHYTLTLGELVTRPPIAVNEGHSLREAADHMVAESVGRLVVVSKDDPHKLVGILTRGDILAAHGRRLREARHSSRYLRFRDGLKPRPEEAVASRH
- a CDS encoding glycoside hydrolase family 27 protein, whose protein sequence is MNRSLGRLLHAAAPLAFMLAASVGVAHADQAAPALPQMGFNNWNSTHCRDEFNEAMIRGVADKFISLGLKDAGYQYVNIDDCWAYWKRGKDGRLQANPKRFPSGIKALADYIHQRGLKFGLYSSAGTSTCEPLEENRGFPGGLGHEKQDAATFASWGVDYLKYDNCNNQKIDARKRYAAMAEALRATGRPIFFAVCEWGENKPWLWAGKPPVDAGSWRTTGDISDNYASMLKIFKENVVLDAYASPGHWNDPDMLEVGNGGMTDTEYRSHFSLWAIMAAPLLIGTDLRTIKPDALQILLNKEVIAVDQDPLGVQGKQVSDANGIHVIVKPLKDGSRAVAVFNETGATRPAVVAAAELGLKGGASYEVRDLWAHTQVKGDGSLKVTLPAHATAMYRISND